In one window of Verrucomicrobiia bacterium DNA:
- a CDS encoding glycosyltransferase family 4 protein, translating to MSEMEKGKAWTPPGGTVQVSDLRRASRAGTMAVCTVASKNYLAYLRVFSRSFRHHHPDIPIYVLLTDQIEGCFNPAEEPFEMIPLQALDNIPDPWTFFFKYSALELNTAVKPYFFETLFRRYGLQKLIFCDPDMVFYSSMDEAWQALEDHPLLLTPHITVPYGDTSYPGELEISRAGLFNLGFLGLSNSSKTMDFLGWWQHKLYDQCYMDPTQGLFVDQKWAGFAMVLVEGTQILRNPSYNMAYWNLHQTQHQMDFRGGRLFWQGKPAVSFHFSGFDPLKPGPISRHQNRFHLNDVPQLRPLFEDYAARLCEAGYAESSAWPYAFGYFENNVRIPQEARSLYRDLGPKAAVFGNPFRTGPGSFFEYLNESAEGRKPSKPGMTRLVQKIYASRNDVREAFPEAGERPGGGFFSWLRDAGAREHGLDGAFVEAAVGGYRPSWGERVRAFFKTRLTKKQIFIFLWTAKRDALQLVRDAADAAARRIQARRMECLPFGANLAGYFQGVFSTAEITRSSVEALKAAGIPHVLTNVSEARHNHGDRTLSHFQASNPYRFNLVFANADMATHFWRGRPVQFSAARTNIALWFWELPRFPARWSRSFDYYQEIWTPTTFCLESISRASAVPVLKMPTPVIMEKQPDQREAFGFSRGDFVFLFCFDFLSVLERKNPSALIRAFRLAFGDRPGIHLLIKTINSHHEPEKMRRLQDEARGGRIRLLDAHLAKAELSKLMNSCDAYAALHRSEGFGQAIAEAMLLEKPVIATGYSGNMEFMTRENSFPVRYALTPIPQDYDPYEKGQVWADPDEAHAAELMRQVHEDRGLAAQKAERAALEIRRAMSPEACGRAMKERLLELSRSSSPQKKRPIN from the coding sequence ATGTCTGAGATGGAAAAAGGGAAGGCATGGACTCCTCCAGGCGGCACCGTCCAGGTTTCCGACCTGCGGCGGGCCTCGCGCGCCGGCACCATGGCGGTTTGCACGGTGGCGTCCAAAAATTATCTCGCCTACCTGCGCGTCTTCAGCAGGAGTTTCCGGCACCATCATCCGGACATCCCCATCTACGTGCTGCTGACCGACCAGATCGAGGGGTGCTTCAACCCCGCCGAAGAACCGTTTGAAATGATTCCCCTTCAGGCCTTGGACAATATCCCGGATCCCTGGACTTTCTTTTTCAAATATTCCGCGCTCGAGCTGAACACGGCGGTGAAGCCCTATTTCTTCGAAACCCTTTTCCGCCGTTACGGCCTTCAAAAACTCATTTTTTGCGATCCGGACATGGTCTTTTACTCCTCCATGGATGAGGCCTGGCAGGCCCTGGAAGACCATCCTTTGCTTCTGACGCCGCATATCACGGTTCCCTATGGAGATACGTCTTATCCAGGGGAGTTGGAAATCAGCCGGGCAGGCCTCTTTAACCTGGGATTTCTGGGGCTTTCTAATTCATCCAAAACAATGGATTTTTTGGGATGGTGGCAACATAAGCTCTACGATCAATGTTATATGGACCCCACCCAAGGCCTTTTTGTAGACCAAAAGTGGGCTGGCTTTGCCATGGTGTTGGTCGAGGGCACCCAAATTCTCCGGAACCCTTCCTATAATATGGCTTATTGGAACCTCCACCAGACCCAGCATCAAATGGACTTCCGGGGCGGGCGGCTTTTCTGGCAGGGGAAACCTGCCGTGTCCTTCCATTTCAGCGGGTTTGACCCTTTGAAGCCCGGCCCCATTTCCCGGCATCAGAACCGCTTCCACCTCAACGATGTGCCTCAGCTCCGGCCTTTGTTCGAGGATTATGCGGCGCGCCTGTGCGAAGCCGGGTATGCCGAGTCCAGCGCCTGGCCCTATGCCTTCGGCTATTTCGAAAACAACGTGCGCATCCCTCAGGAAGCCCGGAGCCTTTACCGGGACCTCGGACCCAAGGCCGCGGTTTTTGGAAATCCTTTCCGGACCGGCCCGGGAAGTTTTTTCGAATACCTGAACGAATCCGCCGAAGGAAGAAAACCTTCCAAGCCAGGGATGACGCGTTTGGTCCAAAAAATTTACGCGTCCCGAAACGATGTGCGCGAAGCTTTTCCCGAAGCCGGGGAACGCCCCGGGGGCGGTTTTTTTTCCTGGCTCAGGGATGCCGGAGCGCGGGAACACGGGCTCGACGGCGCGTTTGTGGAAGCGGCCGTGGGCGGGTACCGACCGTCGTGGGGCGAGCGCGTCCGCGCGTTTTTCAAAACGCGCCTGACGAAGAAGCAGATTTTTATTTTCCTATGGACCGCAAAACGCGATGCGCTGCAACTTGTCCGTGATGCGGCCGACGCGGCCGCGCGCCGCATCCAGGCGCGCCGGATGGAATGCCTGCCTTTCGGCGCCAATCTTGCCGGCTATTTCCAGGGTGTTTTCAGCACGGCCGAAATCACGCGCTCGTCGGTCGAAGCGCTGAAGGCCGCGGGCATTCCGCATGTCCTCACCAACGTCTCCGAAGCCCGCCATAATCATGGGGACAGGACCCTCAGCCATTTCCAGGCGTCCAACCCGTACCGGTTCAACCTGGTTTTCGCGAACGCGGACATGGCCACGCATTTCTGGCGGGGGAGGCCCGTCCAATTTTCCGCGGCGCGGACCAACATCGCGCTTTGGTTCTGGGAGCTTCCGCGTTTTCCGGCCCGGTGGAGCCGGAGTTTCGATTATTATCAGGAGATCTGGACGCCGACCACGTTTTGCCTGGAAAGTATTTCGCGCGCGTCCGCTGTTCCCGTTTTGAAAATGCCCACGCCTGTCATCATGGAAAAACAGCCGGACCAGCGTGAAGCCTTTGGCTTTTCGCGCGGGGACTTTGTTTTTTTGTTCTGCTTTGATTTTCTGAGCGTGCTCGAGCGCAAAAATCCTTCGGCGCTGATCCGCGCGTTCCGGCTCGCGTTTGGAGACCGTCCCGGGATCCACCTGCTGATCAAAACGATCAATTCCCATCATGAACCGGAGAAAATGCGCCGCCTTCAGGACGAAGCCCGCGGAGGGCGCATCCGCCTGCTGGACGCGCATCTGGCCAAGGCGGAACTGAGCAAGCTCATGAATTCCTGCGATGCCTATGCCGCGCTTCACCGCTCGGAAGGCTTTGGGCAGGCGATCGCCGAGGCCATGCTGCTCGAAAAGCCCGTGATCGCAACCGGCTACTCCGGCAACATGGAGTTCATGACGCGCGAGAACAGTTTCCCGGTGCGCTATGCGTTGACGCCGATCCCCCAGGATTATGATCCCTACGAGAAAGGCCAGGTCTGGGCCGATCCGGACGAGGCTCATGCCGCGGAGCTCATGCGCCAGGTCCATGAAGACAGGGGGCTTGCCGCGCAAAAAGCGGAAAGGGCAGCCCTCGAGATCCGCCGCGCCATGAGCCCGGAGGCCTGCGGCCGGGCCATGAAAGAAAGACTGCTCGAGTTGTCCCGCTCCTCATCCCCCCAAAAGAAACGGCCGATAAACTAG
- a CDS encoding nucleoside deaminase: MQKKFMRLAMEKAREGIRKGQTPFGACIVKDDKVIACEHNVVWKSTDITAHAEVHALRKACEKLKQIDLTGCDIYSTCEPCPMCFSALHWARVSRIFYGATIADAKSIGFNELRLSNRQIKSLGKSRIQIIGPFMRSECLRLFKGFNETGSKKVY, encoded by the coding sequence ATGCAAAAAAAGTTCATGCGCCTGGCCATGGAAAAAGCCCGCGAAGGCATCCGCAAAGGACAGACGCCTTTCGGCGCCTGCATCGTCAAAGACGACAAAGTCATTGCCTGCGAGCACAACGTGGTCTGGAAAAGCACGGACATCACCGCCCATGCCGAAGTCCACGCTCTCCGCAAGGCCTGCGAAAAATTAAAGCAGATCGACCTCACGGGCTGCGACATTTATTCCACGTGCGAGCCTTGCCCCATGTGCTTCAGCGCGCTCCATTGGGCGCGGGTGTCGCGGATTTTTTACGGCGCCACGATCGCGGACGCGAAAAGCATCGGGTTCAACGAGCTCAGGCTTTCCAATCGCCAGATCAAGTCACTCGGAAAGAGCCGGATCCAGATCATCGGCCCCTTCATGCGTTCCGAGTGCCTGCGCCTCTTCAAAGGATTTAACGAAACCGGAAGTAAAAAAGTCTACTGA
- a CDS encoding YHS domain-containing protein: MKSFAIVLALVFSATGALAPAALAVGEEAGGVLDVQNKFCPVDHKPVDQEHSVVYDGKLYHVCSARCESKFNKDPKTYAAKVILPSPGGQPGVNADSAQEAKKLTEGQ, translated from the coding sequence ATGAAATCGTTTGCGATCGTATTGGCTCTTGTTTTTTCCGCAACCGGCGCCCTTGCGCCCGCTGCGCTGGCTGTAGGCGAGGAAGCCGGCGGCGTTCTCGACGTCCAAAATAAGTTTTGCCCTGTAGATCACAAGCCCGTGGACCAGGAGCATTCCGTGGTTTACGACGGCAAACTGTACCATGTCTGTTCGGCCCGCTGCGAATCCAAGTTCAATAAGGATCCCAAGACGTATGCGGCGAAAGTCATTCTGCCTTCTCCGGGCGGCCAGCCGGGCGTGAATGCGGACTCTGCGCAGGAAGCTAAGAAGCTTACCGAAGGTCAATAA
- a CDS encoding glycosyltransferase family 2 protein encodes MANTGQFSVIIPARNSGRTLGRVLEAVCASSLLPAEVIVVDDGSTDNTAEIARNFSCRVVPVALGRGPMQPRFKGAAAALFPLLVFLDSDVCVKPDTFGKLTAHFSDPGIHAVTGLLAAQAPVRRFASHYKNEYMNFIFRKKPRESDFLYGSLWAVRQRDLIIFEPVSEPFGSLVSDTEMGMRLRASGKRVLLDAGLEVEHLKEYGIAGLLKNDFVIPFMFARIFLRYGRQSDWTRKRGFSHASLAQTAATALAFFSLTGLTAFAFSGRFFFLTGSLLLGAAFFAYWRSFLARLFKTRGVVFGLKAALLEPFDAAAMFCGLCSGFVYSVFRPHREPSSRLAVAAA; translated from the coding sequence ATGGCGAACACCGGACAATTCAGCGTGATCATTCCCGCGCGCAACAGCGGCCGGACTCTCGGCCGCGTGCTGGAAGCGGTTTGCGCCTCCTCGCTTCTGCCCGCGGAAGTGATCGTCGTCGACGACGGCTCGACCGACAACACGGCGGAGATCGCAAGAAACTTTTCCTGCCGCGTGGTCCCCGTTGCGCTGGGCCGGGGCCCCATGCAGCCGCGCTTTAAGGGCGCGGCGGCCGCGCTTTTTCCCTTGCTCGTCTTCCTGGATTCGGACGTTTGCGTCAAACCCGACACGTTCGGGAAACTCACGGCGCATTTCTCGGACCCCGGCATTCATGCCGTGACCGGCCTTCTTGCCGCGCAGGCGCCTGTCCGCCGTTTTGCCAGCCATTACAAAAACGAATACATGAATTTCATTTTCCGGAAGAAGCCCCGCGAATCGGATTTTCTCTACGGGTCGCTGTGGGCGGTGCGGCAGCGCGACCTCATCATCTTCGAGCCGGTGAGCGAACCCTTCGGCAGCCTGGTTTCCGATACGGAAATGGGGATGCGCCTGAGGGCCTCGGGGAAGCGCGTGCTGCTCGACGCGGGCCTGGAAGTGGAGCATTTGAAAGAGTACGGCATTGCCGGCCTCCTCAAAAATGATTTCGTGATTCCGTTCATGTTCGCCCGCATTTTTCTGCGGTACGGCAGGCAAAGCGATTGGACCCGCAAAAGGGGATTCTCGCATGCGTCGCTGGCCCAGACCGCGGCCACGGCCCTGGCCTTTTTCTCGCTTACGGGCCTCACGGCGTTTGCCTTTTCCGGACGTTTTTTTTTCCTGACGGGTTCTCTTCTCCTGGGCGCGGCCTTTTTCGCGTACTGGCGTTCTTTTCTCGCGCGTCTTTTTAAAACGCGCGGCGTGGTGTTCGGCCTCAAGGCCGCGCTGCTCGAGCCGTTCGATGCCGCGGCCATGTTCTGCGGATTGTGCTCGGGGTTTGTTTATTCGGTGTTCCGCCCGCATCGAGAGCCCTCGTCCCGGCTCGCCGTGGCGGCGGCATGA
- a CDS encoding thioredoxin family protein — translation MDGRMMEFVMLLEKFLPWALVLLGAYLVLGRVSPELAPQKKWMLRSAGVLLIFAGIAGPWLGGKKAGVEWMPYKPGILEQAAAEGKPVILDFAAAWCEPCHDLDRYTYTHPQVVAALAPLNRIRADMTDMEKPENIELTLKYHIEGLPTLLFLDGGGNEIEGSRVMGFIGPLELVMHVKSLAAKAGASSQSGAAKPAQ, via the coding sequence ATGGACGGGCGCATGATGGAATTCGTGATGCTCCTCGAAAAGTTTTTGCCGTGGGCGCTTGTCCTTTTGGGGGCTTATCTTGTCCTGGGGCGCGTGTCGCCGGAGCTGGCGCCGCAAAAAAAATGGATGCTGCGCAGTGCGGGCGTGCTGCTGATTTTCGCGGGAATCGCCGGCCCCTGGCTCGGCGGGAAAAAAGCCGGCGTCGAATGGATGCCGTACAAGCCCGGCATTCTCGAGCAGGCCGCGGCCGAAGGGAAGCCCGTGATCCTTGATTTTGCCGCGGCATGGTGCGAGCCCTGCCATGATCTCGACCGCTACACCTACACGCATCCGCAGGTCGTGGCCGCTCTGGCGCCGCTCAACCGGATCAGGGCCGACATGACGGACATGGAAAAGCCCGAGAACATCGAGCTGACGCTGAAGTATCACATCGAAGGGCTTCCGACGCTGCTTTTTCTGGACGGCGGGGGAAATGAAATCGAAGGCAGCCGCGTCATGGGCTTCATCGGGCCGCTGGAGCTGGTCATGCACGTGAAGTCGCTCGCGGCCAAGGCCGGCGCGTCTTCGCAGTCCGGCGCGGCAAAGCCGGCTCAGTAG
- a CDS encoding PAS domain S-box protein, protein MSEPTESGVKVPSIAVSAEKITVLAIEDDPTYVELLKKFLSPLQRPAYEIDHVSTLAQAMEVLAKGGHDVILADLMLPDSEGVATFEKIHEKFPSKPIIVVTGMAEDEVALEVMRKGAQDFMTKSALNTKLLARAIPYAIERKKAQHDAFLVNEKYRTIFENSAVAIMMADPQERIISWNKFTENFLKMTPKDLCLKPVSSLYSEMEWRRIRSYNIREKGVQHTLETQVMRKDGVVLDVDISISVLKDENGKITGSIGILKDISERKRAARDIQRAEEKYRTIFENSAVAITVTDEEERIVSWNKFAEDFLGMTYEDLYLRPVGSLYPEEEWTKMRSYDIRRKGMQHVVETRVFRKDGSLLDVDISIRVLKDAHGKITGSIGIMKDITERKKLQHLKDEFVSTVSHELRTPLSIVRESIAQAAEGILGPTTPEQQKVFRMSVASVDRLTRIINDLLDVSKIEAQKLTLYKERFDLLDALQILKAEFSGRVREKNLKLDIYAPTEKLEVYADKDRVIQIFTNLISNAVKFTDQGQITISCQDAGGLAECSVTDTGCGIPEEYLPKIFSRFEQFGAPKSGIEKGTGLGLSICKGIVQLHGGEIRVEPNNPQGTRVIFTLPR, encoded by the coding sequence ATGAGCGAACCTACGGAATCCGGCGTCAAGGTTCCATCCATCGCCGTGTCCGCCGAAAAAATCACAGTGCTGGCCATCGAGGATGACCCGACCTACGTCGAGCTTCTGAAAAAGTTCCTTTCCCCGCTTCAGCGGCCCGCTTACGAAATCGATCATGTGTCCACGCTGGCCCAGGCCATGGAAGTCCTGGCCAAGGGCGGGCATGACGTGATTCTCGCGGACCTGATGCTTCCCGACAGCGAAGGCGTCGCAACCTTCGAAAAAATCCACGAAAAATTTCCGAGCAAGCCCATCATCGTCGTCACCGGCATGGCCGAGGACGAAGTCGCGCTCGAGGTGATGCGCAAGGGCGCGCAGGACTTCATGACCAAAAGCGCGCTCAATACCAAGCTGCTCGCGCGCGCGATCCCTTACGCGATCGAGCGCAAGAAAGCGCAGCACGACGCCTTCCTCGTCAACGAAAAATACCGCACGATTTTCGAGAACTCCGCCGTGGCCATCATGATGGCCGACCCGCAGGAGCGGATCATCTCCTGGAACAAGTTCACGGAAAACTTTTTAAAGATGACGCCAAAGGACCTTTGCCTGAAGCCGGTCAGCTCGCTGTATTCGGAAATGGAATGGCGCCGCATCCGCTCGTACAACATCCGCGAAAAAGGCGTGCAGCACACGCTCGAGACGCAGGTCATGCGCAAGGACGGCGTGGTCCTGGACGTAGACATTTCGATCAGCGTGCTCAAAGACGAAAACGGCAAGATTACCGGATCGATCGGCATCCTGAAGGACATCTCCGAGCGCAAGCGCGCCGCGCGCGACATCCAGCGCGCTGAGGAAAAATACCGCACGATTTTCGAAAACTCCGCGGTCGCCATCACCGTGACCGACGAGGAGGAACGCATCGTGTCCTGGAACAAATTCGCCGAGGATTTCCTGGGCATGACGTACGAGGACCTGTACCTGCGCCCCGTGGGCTCGCTTTATCCCGAAGAAGAATGGACGAAGATGCGTTCTTACGACATCCGCCGCAAAGGCATGCAGCACGTCGTCGAGACCCGTGTCTTCCGCAAGGACGGAAGCCTGCTCGACGTGGACATCTCGATCCGCGTGCTCAAAGACGCGCACGGCAAGATCACCGGTTCCATCGGCATCATGAAAGACATCACCGAACGCAAAAAGCTTCAGCACCTCAAAGACGAATTTGTCAGCACCGTCAGCCACGAACTGCGCACGCCGCTTTCCATCGTGCGCGAATCCATTGCGCAGGCCGCTGAGGGGATCCTGGGCCCGACCACGCCGGAACAGCAGAAAGTCTTCCGCATGTCCGTGGCAAGCGTGGACCGGCTGACGCGCATCATCAACGACCTCTTGGACGTCTCGAAAATCGAGGCCCAAAAGCTGACGCTGTACAAAGAGCGTTTCGACCTGCTGGATGCGCTGCAAATCCTGAAAGCCGAATTCTCGGGCCGCGTGCGGGAGAAAAACCTGAAGCTGGACATTTATGCGCCCACGGAAAAACTCGAGGTCTATGCCGACAAAGACCGCGTGATCCAGATTTTCACCAACCTGATCAGCAACGCGGTCAAATTCACGGACCAGGGGCAGATCACGATTTCGTGCCAGGACGCGGGCGGACTCGCGGAATGCTCGGTCACGGATACCGGATGCGGCATTCCGGAAGAATATCTTCCCAAAATCTTTTCCCGGTTCGAGCAGTTCGGCGCTCCTAAGAGCGGCATCGAAAAAGGCACCGGCCTCGGGCTTTCGATCTGCAAAGGCATCGTTCAGCTCCATGGCGGCGAAATCCGCGTCGAGCCGAACAATCCTCAGGGCACCCGCGTCATCTTCACGCTTCCTCGCTGA
- a CDS encoding thioredoxin domain-containing protein, which translates to MTSGTKPNRLIREKSPYLLQHAMNPVDWYPWGEEAFEKARREQKPVFLSIGYSTCHWCHVMEEESFSDPAVAQILNSAFVPVKVDREERPDVDHVYMDAVMAMTGSGGWPLNLFLTPELKPFYGGTYFPPRDAYGRPGFGTILLALEEKWKTEREGIENAGQGLVQALQAHAAGEGAERQALAPGLLDRAAGEMQERFDDENGGFGEAPKFPSSHGLSFLLYYGKNTGQTVPLRMVERTLAAMARGGIWDALGGGFHRYSTDERWHVPHFEKMLYDQALLSRTYTEAFQVTSKPLYRDVAMKIFDYVLRDLRSPEGGFYSAEDADSVPGVEPGRSSQSRPDGDRGSLPAADATKKVEGAFYAWKAAELSSLLTEEEMNLFAAAYGVEDKGNVSHDPFGEFAGKNVLYQSALEEGLAQDTGKTREEVKEILERASAKLFAARAKRPRPHLDDKILMDWNGLMAAGFAYAARVFKDSRLEKAARESVDFIRTRLRQKDGRYLHRWREGEAAVPAFLDDYAFFIHALYELYETTFDAAYLKEALHVAEDMIRLFVDPDKGGFFFTGRDAEPLFSRPKPAYDGAIPSGNSMAIWVLARLGNLTLRQDLRDAASKALEALSWQISARPSVYPVSLCGLDILMGNAEEIVIASSSEEEARAWADEAAKILAPGRAIALSTGEKNAEECIPFLQQQVPLQGKTTAYFCRNGACRQPVQSRDEFLKLLQEPR; encoded by the coding sequence ATGACGTCCGGCACAAAACCCAACCGTCTCATTCGTGAAAAAAGTCCGTATCTTCTCCAGCACGCCATGAATCCCGTGGATTGGTATCCGTGGGGGGAAGAGGCTTTTGAAAAAGCGCGCCGCGAGCAAAAGCCGGTTTTTCTTTCCATCGGCTATTCCACCTGCCACTGGTGCCATGTCATGGAAGAAGAATCTTTTTCCGATCCCGCGGTCGCGCAGATCCTGAACAGTGCGTTTGTGCCCGTGAAGGTCGACCGCGAAGAGCGGCCCGACGTGGACCATGTTTACATGGATGCGGTCATGGCCATGACCGGTTCCGGCGGCTGGCCGCTCAATCTTTTTCTCACGCCCGAACTCAAGCCCTTTTACGGCGGCACTTATTTCCCGCCGCGCGATGCCTACGGCCGGCCGGGTTTTGGCACGATTCTCCTCGCCCTCGAGGAAAAATGGAAAACCGAGCGCGAGGGCATTGAAAATGCCGGCCAGGGTCTGGTTCAGGCGCTGCAGGCCCATGCCGCGGGCGAAGGCGCGGAAAGACAGGCGCTCGCCCCGGGGCTTCTGGACCGCGCCGCGGGAGAAATGCAGGAGCGCTTTGACGACGAAAATGGGGGATTCGGCGAGGCCCCGAAATTTCCGTCCAGCCATGGACTTTCCTTCCTTCTTTATTATGGAAAGAACACGGGGCAGACCGTGCCGCTGCGCATGGTGGAAAGGACACTCGCGGCCATGGCGCGCGGCGGGATATGGGACGCTTTAGGCGGCGGCTTCCACCGTTATTCCACCGACGAACGCTGGCATGTGCCGCATTTTGAAAAGATGCTTTACGACCAGGCGCTGCTCAGCCGCACTTACACCGAAGCCTTCCAGGTCACGTCCAAACCGCTGTACCGCGACGTCGCCATGAAGATTTTCGATTACGTTCTGCGCGATCTCCGTTCGCCTGAAGGGGGATTTTATTCCGCAGAGGATGCGGACAGCGTTCCCGGCGTCGAGCCGGGAAGGTCTTCGCAGTCCCGGCCCGACGGGGACCGGGGCAGCCTGCCTGCTGCCGATGCGACGAAAAAAGTCGAAGGCGCTTTTTATGCGTGGAAGGCGGCGGAACTGAGCAGCCTTCTCACGGAAGAGGAGATGAACCTATTTGCCGCGGCTTACGGCGTGGAAGACAAAGGCAATGTCTCGCATGATCCGTTCGGCGAATTTGCCGGAAAGAACGTGCTTTATCAGAGCGCGCTCGAAGAGGGGCTGGCGCAGGACACGGGCAAAACAAGAGAGGAAGTGAAAGAAATTCTGGAACGCGCATCGGCTAAGCTGTTCGCGGCGCGCGCGAAACGGCCGCGTCCGCACCTCGACGACAAGATCCTCATGGATTGGAACGGCCTCATGGCCGCGGGTTTTGCCTATGCGGCGCGGGTTTTCAAAGACAGCCGCCTCGAAAAAGCGGCACGGGAATCCGTGGACTTCATCCGGACGCGCCTGCGGCAAAAAGACGGGCGCTACCTCCACCGCTGGCGGGAAGGCGAGGCCGCGGTGCCGGCCTTTCTCGACGATTATGCGTTTTTCATCCACGCTCTCTATGAATTGTACGAGACTACGTTCGACGCCGCTTATTTAAAAGAGGCGCTGCATGTGGCCGAAGACATGATCCGCCTTTTCGTCGATCCGGACAAAGGTGGATTTTTTTTCACGGGCCGCGACGCGGAACCGCTATTTTCCCGTCCAAAGCCGGCTTACGACGGCGCGATCCCGTCGGGCAATTCCATGGCCATCTGGGTCCTGGCCAGGCTCGGCAATCTGACGCTGCGCCAGGATTTGCGCGACGCCGCGTCCAAGGCGCTGGAAGCCTTGTCCTGGCAGATCAGCGCGCGGCCTTCGGTTTATCCCGTGTCGCTCTGCGGCCTGGACATCCTCATGGGGAACGCCGAGGAAATCGTCATCGCGTCCTCCAGTGAAGAAGAGGCCCGGGCCTGGGCGGACGAAGCCGCGAAGATCCTCGCGCCGGGCCGCGCCATTGCCCTGAGCACGGGAGAAAAAAATGCCGAAGAATGCATTCCTTTCCTTCAGCAGCAGGTGCCGCTGCAAGGCAAGACCACGGCGTACTTTTGCCGGAACGGCGCTTGCCGCCAGCCGGTCCAATCCCGCGACGAATTCCTGAAACTTCTGCAGGAGCCCCGCTAG
- a CDS encoding NAD(P)/FAD-dependent oxidoreductase, whose translation MSTPKALILGAGPAGLSAAHELSNHGVSCHVVDRHTQVGGLCRTLDFEGYRFDIGGHRFLSRSVEVNDLWKNVLGQELLTKSRKSRIYFRGQFYDYPLHPWKTLQKLGPVEAARCIASYLGAQLSGGTDSGSFENWMIRRFGRRLYENFFKSYTEKVWGIPCSRLSSDWAAQRIQELSLQKAIHQAFFSDRERKIKTLSDRFYYPRLGPGQFCERLKAICETKHVNFHLEREIAEVQTQGRRVRSVISASGGRKENHEADYFLSSIPLPVLVEKLSPRPPKEILEAAASLSFRSFISVNLIFNSPDLFDDHWIYVHSPDVKAGRVQNYKNWSREMVPDDQTTSLGVEYFVFEGDELWNKSDEALIRFAADELAVLGLADKSRLVKGFVAKIPKAYPVYGPGYKNSVRILRDYLAGFENLQVMGRAGLFRYNNSDHAILTGLFAARNVLGEGHDLWTVDPDRHFVAALD comes from the coding sequence ATGAGCACGCCCAAAGCCCTTATCCTCGGGGCCGGACCCGCGGGACTTTCCGCGGCGCACGAGCTTTCCAATCACGGCGTGTCCTGTCACGTGGTGGACCGGCACACCCAGGTGGGAGGCCTTTGCCGCACGCTGGACTTCGAGGGATACCGCTTCGACATCGGGGGGCACCGCTTTTTGTCGCGCAGCGTCGAGGTGAATGACCTGTGGAAGAACGTCCTCGGCCAGGAACTGCTCACCAAGTCCCGCAAGTCGCGCATTTATTTCCGCGGGCAGTTTTACGATTATCCGCTGCATCCTTGGAAGACACTGCAAAAACTCGGACCGGTCGAGGCCGCGCGCTGCATCGCGAGCTACCTGGGCGCCCAGTTATCCGGCGGCACGGATTCCGGCTCGTTTGAAAACTGGATGATCCGGCGTTTCGGGCGCCGCTTGTACGAGAATTTTTTCAAGTCCTACACGGAAAAAGTATGGGGCATCCCATGCTCCCGCTTGTCCAGCGATTGGGCCGCGCAGCGCATCCAGGAGTTGTCGCTTCAAAAGGCCATCCACCAGGCTTTTTTTTCCGACCGCGAACGGAAAATCAAGACGCTGAGCGACAGGTTTTACTACCCGCGGCTTGGGCCCGGCCAATTCTGCGAGAGGCTGAAGGCCATCTGCGAGACGAAGCACGTGAATTTCCATCTGGAACGCGAAATCGCGGAAGTCCAGACCCAGGGGCGGCGCGTCCGTTCGGTCATCTCCGCATCCGGCGGGCGGAAGGAAAACCATGAGGCCGATTACTTCCTATCCAGCATCCCGCTGCCAGTGCTGGTGGAAAAACTAAGCCCGCGTCCGCCGAAGGAAATCCTGGAGGCTGCCGCGTCGCTTTCGTTCCGCAGCTTCATTTCGGTGAACCTGATTTTCAACTCGCCCGATCTCTTCGACGATCACTGGATCTACGTGCATTCCCCGGACGTCAAGGCGGGGCGCGTGCAGAATTATAAAAATTGGAGCCGGGAAATGGTGCCGGACGACCAAACGACTTCGCTCGGCGTGGAATATTTCGTGTTCGAGGGAGACGAACTCTGGAATAAATCCGACGAAGCCTTGATCCGTTTTGCCGCGGACGAACTGGCTGTCCTCGGCCTCGCGGACAAGAGCCGGCTCGTCAAAGGTTTCGTCGCTAAAATTCCGAAGGCTTATCCGGTTTACGGTCCCGGCTACAAGAATTCGGTCCGCATCCTCAGGGATTACCTGGCCGGATTCGAAAACCTGCAGGTCATGGGGCGGGCGGGCCTTTTCCGCTACAACAACAGCGACCATGCCATCCTGACAGGGCTTTTCGCGGCGCGCAACGTCCTCGGCGAAGGCCACGACCTTTGGACCGTGGATCCTGACCGCCACTTCGTCGCGGCCCTGGATTAA